Genomic window (Argopecten irradians isolate NY chromosome 2, Ai_NY, whole genome shotgun sequence):
GATCCCggacttttattattttcaatatttttaagtGTTGTTGATGCTTCTTCAAACGATATTTGACCCTCCAAACTCGAAGATtctgtattatttaattttggaaCTTCACAACGTTCTAAAAATTCTTCTGAATCTACTTCCTCAATGTTCTTGTCAACAGAGTATAATTGTTCATAAAGGGATTTAACTTCACTAAGAATTTCGTATATATCAACCGGCACGTTCACTTAGAAAATTACAGTAAAGaacttaatttgatatttgttcCATTTATGTAAAACACATGTATGAAATTCTCCACTCTTGTACTTAAATGTGTGGAAACAAACTACACATGTAAACAGATAAATAACTGATGGTAAAATATATAATGCAATGTTATACAGATAAATTTACAATGATCTTCAACACTATGCACCCTTTTCTCTGCCTATGTTGACAATGAACCAACCCTTCACACTTCAGTATTAAGAATTTGATGAAAATGAGTATTTAAACCTATTTTCATGACATTGAACAGCAATGTGGTTTgttttgtaacatattttgCATTAATTGTATATACGTTGCTACGTTGTCCGTGCTCACTAAGCCTCGATCTGAATTAGTAATGTCAGTCATGCATATAATTTGAGAAAGGTCTATGGACCGACCCCTTTATTACTAGTGTACGTACTGTATCAGCGAGGTGTGTCAATACGATGGCCGACTCCACACCACGTCTGCTAGAAAGGAAAAGTTTCGTGGTTATAACTGGTGCAAGTCGCGGAATCGGTAAACAAATAGCTACTAAATTCGCGGCAGCACTTTCAAACACCTCTTTCTTTCTCCTTCTAGCACGGAACGTAGCAGCGTTGGAAGACTTGGCAtctgtattgatgacgtcacaccCCGGTGTACAGGTTTCATGCCGTAAATTCGACCAAGGAATTTTGGACCAGGACATATTCGATACATTATTCGTGAGCGTCTTGAAGGAACATGGCTTGAAAATTGATGATTTTGAGCAATCCGTTATTGTACATAATTGTGCAACAGTTGGAGATGTGTCCAAAAATGCATTAGAAATGACGGAAGTTACGCCATTGCAGAAATTCTTTGAAATCAATGTCACCGGAATGATTTTGCTGAATTCAGCTTTCTTCAAAACGTTTGGTACTGTAAAGAATCGGCTGATTGTTAATATTACCTCGGAATCTTCGAAAATCCCATATCCATCGATGAGTATATACTGTGCGTGTAAGTATACTattaatacacatgtacattgtattgtacattgtattttccCTAAACCATGTTAAAGTACAACTGTTTATGAATTTGTAAGATAATGTGAATTTGATGTTagaaaaattattcaaattaatgcACAAAATTGTCAGatctgtaaaaacaaaaatcatgttCAATTGtcataatttgaattttttgtaGTGCTGCAACATATATCGAAAAATAGTATCGTAATATTAATCTCTGTATTGTACCTAAGCATTGAGTATTAATACTAACAATAGAtggtaatattttttatgataaatgaCTATGGATAAACAGCTagtaattaaatgtttttactATCCTAGGCTTTggattttttaatcaaaatacatgtatgtatcatgaTCACATGCATTGTATCGTGATACACATCGTATTTTGATTCAGGAGTATCGTTGTAGTCTTACTTCTTTGTGATTTCAGACCTAGATATGatacaaatgataaaataattgacATTTCCCCTTATCTACACAGCTAAAGCTGCACGAGACATGTTTTTCCGGGTCCTGGCGGCCGAGGACCCTTCTATCCGGGTCCTTACCTATTCCCCTGGTCCTTGTGATACAGATATGCTGGCTAACATCCGCGACAAATCATGTGGGGAGTTATCCGGTGTCCTTAAAAGTAAGTTTGCTCTGTATtaagtttgtttacatataAGATTCAATGTGCATCACGCcctttatatttataacattaagTCGAGAGCAAGATTCATTTTGTCGCTCGCAAATGTACTTATGGGATAAATATCATCCTCAATGCTCAAGGGGTTGCAagtactatcactgacgttttATTTAACGATAGTTACCCCCTGGAGTATCATGGATGGGTAAACCTTAGCATACCTGTGCTAAATTTTGATGGAGGGTGGTTAatatgaaaacatatatttcaattattatcCACATTTGCATAAATTTTGTTAACACAGTTTCTTTCCCGATTTATCGAATCAACGAATTGAAATTGTTTGGAAAACTTGTTTTATCATGCAGTGAATTggacataaatatatacattatcaatgTAATATCAACAGTGATATTATTCCACTGCGTGTCTCTTGTAACTTTTAACAATCTGTCATTGGTTTGGATGTATTATCAGACTAAAtgcactgtacatgtatcaaccATACATAGGCACACATGTTTGACGTGAAAACAGAATTTTATTTACACACAATACAGATGTGATTTTGAAAACAAACTTAAAGTTGCGCCATCGCCGACAGGGCAAAAAACATGATActcatcaattgaacaataCCTTTTGTGTAATAGTGTAA
Coding sequences:
- the LOC138316860 gene encoding sepiapterin reductase-like is translated as MADSTPRLLERKSFVVITGASRGIGKQIATKFAAALSNTSFFLLLARNVAALEDLASVLMTSHPGVQVSCRKFDQGILDQDIFDTLFVSVLKEHGLKIDDFEQSVIVHNCATVGDVSKNALEMTEVTPLQKFFEINVTGMILLNSAFFKTFGTVKNRLIVNITSESSKIPYPSMSIYCASKAARDMFFRVLAAEDPSIRVLTYSPGPCDTDMLANIRDKSCGELSGVLKNYYNEGKVLSCEASVDKMIAFLNKNTFKNAEAILGESD